CCATTGAGGACAAGATCCATCGTTTTGCATCTAGAAATAGCCATCAAATATTCTTGGAGCCAGAGGGCTTAACTACGAATGAGTTTTACCCCAATGGAATTTCAACCAGTCTCCCCTTCGATGTGCAGTGGGATTTGGTTCGTAGTATTCGCGGCTTAGAGTCCGCAGTGATTGTGCGCCCTGGCTATGCGATTGAGTATGACTTCTATGACCCGCGTCAATTAAGGCATAGCCTAGAAACCAAGGTAATTGGCGGCTTATATTTTGCGGGGCAAATTAACGGAACAACTGGCTATGAGGAAGCTGCTGCACAGGGCATGTTGGCTGGCATTAACGCTGGTTTGGCTGCCAAAGGTAAGGAGCCTTGGTTGCCAAAGCGTAGCGAGTCCTACATTGGTGTATTGGTCGATGACTTGATTACTCGCGGAGTTCAAGAGCCTTATCGCATGTTTACCAGCCGCGCTGAGTATCGTTTGAGTTTGCGTGAAGACAATGCGGATATGCGCCTCACTGCTATCGGACGTGAGCTCGGCTTGGTGGATGACCATCGTTGGGATGTTTTCTGTAGAAAACAAGAGGCTGTTTCACGTGAAACATCTCGTTTGCAGGAAATTTGGGTAGGTCCGAAGCATGAAGTGGCACCATTGGTTGCAGAATTGCTTGGTCAGGATTTGTCGCATGAATGTAATTTGGCGGATCTTTTGAGAAGGCCTGGAGTTACATATGAGGCAATTACAGCCCTAGGAGAAGGTATTTGGTCTCCAGGGGTTCTAGACGAAGATCTTGGCCTGGCTGCGCAAATTAGCGATCAGGTAGAAATTTCGGTTAAATATCAGGGCTATATTGATCGTCAGGCAATGGAAATTGCACGACAAGAGCATAACGAGACCTATCCCCTGCCGGAGTCTTTGGACTATTCCCAGGTCCTTGGTTTGTCAAAAGAGGTGCAACAAAAACTCAATCTGCACAAGCCGGCAACATTGGGGCAGGCGGGCAGGATTTCTGGGGTAACGCCAGCTGCTCTATCCCTGCTTTTGGTGCACCTTAAAAAAGGTTTGGGCCGCACCCAAGAAACCACATGACCGAAGATCTTCTTGAGCTGGGAATTGGGGAACTTGGTCTGAATTTAAGTGATAACAATATTGCTGATTTAGAGCTTTTTTTGCAAGAAATGGGTCGCTGGAACCAGGTTCATAATCTTACTGCGATCGAGGGCGAGCAAGATTCGGTTCGCTTACATCTTATTGATTCCATTGCTGTTTTGCCAGTAATGCGACGTTTTTTACAAATGAGCAATCCCAAGATTGCCGACCTTGGTTCTGGCGGTGGGTTGCCCGCCATTCCGATTGCGATTATTCAACCAGATTGGCGTTTGAGTCTGATTGAGGCGATTCGAAAAAAGACGGCTTTCTTGCAGCATGTGCGTGGCAAATTGAAGTTAAAAAACATTGATGTACTCAGTGAGCGAGTGGAAAATGTTGCATTGCAACAATTTGGCCAATTTGATGCTGTTATTTCAAGAGCGTTTACCAATTTATCGCGATTTCTGGAGTTATCGCTGCCCCTTCTCAATCCCAATGGGCTTGTGTTTGCAATGAAAGCCAAGCGCGCGGACGAAGAGTTGTCAGCAGTATGCAAAGATGATTGGCAATTGTTGGCTGACGAAGCGCTCTTCATACCCAATTTGCCTGTAGAGCGCCGTCTTTTAGTGCTCTCCCCCGTGAGAAAATTTACCCCCACCATTTCATCTGCAGCTTAAACATACCCATGGCAAAAATATTCTGTATTGCAAATCAAAAAGGCGGAGTTGGTAAGACCACTACTGCTGTTAATTTAGCCGCGGGATTGGCTGGTCATGGACAGCGTGTGTTGCTTGTTGACTTGGATCCTCAAGGTAATGCGACTATGGGGTCGGGAGTTGAAAAAGCAGATTTAGATTTAAGCGTTTATCAAGTTCTAATTGGTATGGCATCCGTTAAAGAATGCGCACAACGTTGCGAGAGTTCTGCTTACGATGTATTACCTGCAAATCGTGATTTAGCTGGTGCCGAAATTGAGTTGGTGGATCTTGATGAGCGCGAATCTCGCTTAAAAGATGCGCTGTCATCCGTGGCAAATGATTACGATTTTGTATTGATTGATTGCCCCCCCGCTCTTTCATTATTAACCCTGAATGGATTGTGTGCCGCTAATGGTGTCATCGTTCCAATGCAGTGTGAGTACTTTGCATTAGAGGGTCTGTCTGATTTGGTAAATACGATCAAACAAGTGCACGCAAATTTAAATCCTGATCTGGTGATTATTGGTTTGTTGCGCGTCATGTTTGATGCTCGCATGACCCTTCAACAACAAGTCTCAGAGCAGTTGTTAGAGCACTTTGGCGACAAGGTATTTAAGACGATTATTCCGCGCAATGTTCGATTGGCAGAGGCGCCTTCTTACGGACTTCCTGGCGTGGCCTTTGACAAATCATCTCGCGGCGCAAAAGCCTATTTAGATTTTGGCGCCGAAATGATCGAACGCATTAAACACATGTAATTTTTTAGAAAACAAATCACTATGGTTGCAATAAAGAAAAAAGGTTTAGGTAGGGGTTTAGAGGCTTTGTTGGGCGAAAAAAATCAAGCGCCAAAGCCATCAACAGACATCAACCGTCTGCCCCTAACTGCTTTACAGGCTGGCAAGTATCAGCCCCGTCAAAAAATGGAGGCGGGTGCGTTGCAAGAGTTGGCAGAAAGTATTCGTGAGCAAGGTGTAATGCAGCCCTTGTTGGTGCGTTTAGTTGGTGCGGGCAAATACGAAATCATTGCTGGTGAAAGACGTTTTCGAGCGGCAACAATTGCGGGTTTAAAAGAAGTGCCCGTGCTCGTTTCTGGCGCTGATGATCAAGCCGCTGCGGCGATGGCTTTGGTCGAAAACATGCAGCGCGAAGACTTAAATCCTCTGGAAGAGTCTCAGGGGTTGGCACGCCTGATTGAAGAGTTTGGCTTTACACATGAGCAAGCCGCGAAAGCAGTTGGTAAGTCTCGCAGTGCTATCAGTAACTTATTAAGGTTGTCACAGCTAGCAAAGCCTGTGCAGGCAATGCTTTTGGCTGGAGATGTTGATATGGGCCACGCCCGTGCTCTCTTGCCTTTGCCGGGTGCAAGTCAGGTTGCTTTGGCACAAAAAATTGCAGCCCAAGGCTTATCTGTGCGTGAGGCTGAGAGAATGGCCGCAGCGCTGGTGGTCGCTGGCGGACAAATTGGGGATAAAAAAGCTAAGACCAAGCCCGGCTCCATGACCCCAAGTCAAGATCCCGATATGCGTCGCTTAACCCAAGAAATCGCCGATTTAATAGGGCTAAATGCAGAATTTAAGTTCAAAGGCAAAGGCGGAGAGCTCAGAATTCAATTTAGTCAATTCGACGAGCTAGATTCTTTGTTAAGAAAGTTGGGCATAGAGGCGTAAACAATGCCAAAAATGTCCCCAAATCCTTTGACATATTGCACTGCACACATTAAACTTTCGGGGCTAAATTGATTCCTCAAAAAAATCAATTTTCCAAGGTAGATGATTGGGATGACCTCGAAGAAGAGGACATTCGGGTCTACAGCAAGGATGAGATTGTTGCGTTGCAGCAAAGTA
This DNA window, taken from Polynucleobacter sp. MWH-UH25E, encodes the following:
- the rsmG gene encoding 16S rRNA (guanine(527)-N(7))-methyltransferase RsmG, with the translated sequence MTEDLLELGIGELGLNLSDNNIADLELFLQEMGRWNQVHNLTAIEGEQDSVRLHLIDSIAVLPVMRRFLQMSNPKIADLGSGGGLPAIPIAIIQPDWRLSLIEAIRKKTAFLQHVRGKLKLKNIDVLSERVENVALQQFGQFDAVISRAFTNLSRFLELSLPLLNPNGLVFAMKAKRADEELSAVCKDDWQLLADEALFIPNLPVERRLLVLSPVRKFTPTISSAA
- a CDS encoding ParB/RepB/Spo0J family partition protein, with the translated sequence MVAIKKKGLGRGLEALLGEKNQAPKPSTDINRLPLTALQAGKYQPRQKMEAGALQELAESIREQGVMQPLLVRLVGAGKYEIIAGERRFRAATIAGLKEVPVLVSGADDQAAAAMALVENMQREDLNPLEESQGLARLIEEFGFTHEQAAKAVGKSRSAISNLLRLSQLAKPVQAMLLAGDVDMGHARALLPLPGASQVALAQKIAAQGLSVREAERMAAALVVAGGQIGDKKAKTKPGSMTPSQDPDMRRLTQEIADLIGLNAEFKFKGKGGELRIQFSQFDELDSLLRKLGIEA
- the mnmG gene encoding tRNA uridine-5-carboxymethylaminomethyl(34) synthesis enzyme MnmG encodes the protein MRYSKSFDVIVVGGGHAGTEAALASARMGCDTLLITHSIENLGAMSCNPSIGGIGKGHLVKEIDAMGGAMAAATDEAGIQFRILNSSKGPAVRATRAQGDRVLYKAAIRRRLENQPNLSLFQAAVDDLLVKGDEVQGIVTQMGLEFMAKKVVLTAGTFLDGKIHVGLNNYAGGRAGDPAAVSLSARLKELKLPQGRLKTGTPPRIDGRTIDFSVMLEQPGDLDPVPVFSFLGRPEQHPKQVPCWISHTNEKTHDIIRGGLDRSPMYTGVIEGVGPRYCPSIEDKIHRFASRNSHQIFLEPEGLTTNEFYPNGISTSLPFDVQWDLVRSIRGLESAVIVRPGYAIEYDFYDPRQLRHSLETKVIGGLYFAGQINGTTGYEEAAAQGMLAGINAGLAAKGKEPWLPKRSESYIGVLVDDLITRGVQEPYRMFTSRAEYRLSLREDNADMRLTAIGRELGLVDDHRWDVFCRKQEAVSRETSRLQEIWVGPKHEVAPLVAELLGQDLSHECNLADLLRRPGVTYEAITALGEGIWSPGVLDEDLGLAAQISDQVEISVKYQGYIDRQAMEIARQEHNETYPLPESLDYSQVLGLSKEVQQKLNLHKPATLGQAGRISGVTPAALSLLLVHLKKGLGRTQETT
- a CDS encoding ParA family protein, with translation MAKIFCIANQKGGVGKTTTAVNLAAGLAGHGQRVLLVDLDPQGNATMGSGVEKADLDLSVYQVLIGMASVKECAQRCESSAYDVLPANRDLAGAEIELVDLDERESRLKDALSSVANDYDFVLIDCPPALSLLTLNGLCAANGVIVPMQCEYFALEGLSDLVNTIKQVHANLNPDLVIIGLLRVMFDARMTLQQQVSEQLLEHFGDKVFKTIIPRNVRLAEAPSYGLPGVAFDKSSRGAKAYLDFGAEMIERIKHM